In a single window of the bacterium genome:
- a CDS encoding amidase — protein MSPTDTVRAALERIAEVDERVGAFARVRAEAALAEAEALARREDLSALPLAGVPVAVKDNVAVAGEPLSHGARRAALDPAPADHPVVARLRAAGAIVVGMTRMPELGVWGTSDGASGIARSPWAPDRSAGGSSGGSAAAVAAGIVPVAHGNDGLGSIRIPAAACGLIGIKPGPGVVPCDMGPTDWCGLVENGVLATTVEDAALTLSAMAARAELAHVAVPERPLRIGVSVRSPLAPLVGVDREYEAATLETAELLARAGHEVRRADPPIPAGLGLRLFAGWFAVVATEFDEAGPALGATLDVLEPRTRAHIRAGRIARRLRLFRAEHRDAFGSLMAQFFRELDVLVTPTLAAPPPRAERWSERGWLANVAVNARFAPFTGPWNHARWPAVAVPTGSRHSTGVPLSVQLVARPGGEGLLLGVARQLEMLRPWPRHAPLD, from the coding sequence ATGTCCCCGACGGACACCGTGCGCGCGGCGCTCGAGCGCATCGCAGAGGTGGACGAGCGCGTGGGCGCGTTCGCGCGCGTGCGCGCGGAGGCGGCGCTCGCGGAGGCCGAGGCGCTGGCGCGGCGGGAGGACCTGAGCGCCCTGCCGCTGGCGGGGGTGCCGGTCGCGGTGAAGGACAACGTCGCGGTGGCGGGCGAGCCGCTGAGCCACGGCGCCCGGCGTGCGGCGCTGGACCCGGCGCCGGCAGATCACCCGGTGGTCGCCCGGCTGCGGGCGGCGGGCGCCATCGTTGTCGGCATGACGCGCATGCCGGAGCTCGGGGTGTGGGGCACGAGCGACGGCGCGAGCGGCATCGCGCGCAGCCCGTGGGCGCCGGACCGGAGCGCGGGCGGCTCCTCGGGCGGCAGCGCGGCCGCGGTCGCAGCGGGGATCGTCCCCGTCGCTCACGGCAACGACGGGCTGGGTTCGATCCGCATCCCCGCCGCGGCGTGCGGCCTGATCGGCATCAAGCCGGGCCCGGGCGTGGTGCCGTGCGACATGGGGCCGACGGACTGGTGCGGCCTGGTCGAGAACGGCGTGCTGGCGACGACGGTCGAAGACGCCGCGTTGACGCTCTCCGCGATGGCGGCGCGTGCGGAGCTCGCGCACGTGGCCGTGCCGGAGCGGCCGCTGCGCATCGGCGTGTCGGTGCGGTCGCCGCTGGCGCCGCTGGTGGGCGTGGACCGCGAGTACGAGGCGGCGACGCTGGAAACCGCAGAGCTGCTCGCCCGTGCAGGGCACGAGGTCCGGCGCGCCGATCCGCCGATCCCGGCGGGGTTGGGGCTGCGGTTGTTCGCCGGCTGGTTCGCCGTCGTCGCCACGGAGTTCGACGAAGCCGGGCCCGCCCTCGGCGCCACGCTGGACGTCCTCGAGCCGCGTACCCGCGCCCACATCCGCGCGGGCCGCATCGCGCGACGGCTGAGGCTCTTCCGCGCCGAGCACCGGGACGCGTTCGGCTCGCTCATGGCGCAGTTCTTCCGCGAGCTGGACGTGCTGGTGACGCCGACGCTGGCGGCGCCGCCGCCGCGGGCCGAGCGCTGGAGCGAGCGCGGCTGGCTGGCCAACGTGGCGGTGAACGCGCGCTTCGCGCCGTTCACCGGGCCGTGGAACCACGCCCGCTGGCCGGCTGTTGCGGTGCCCACCGGAAGCCGCCACTCCACCGGCGTGCCGCTGTCCGTGCAGCTCGTCGCCCGGCCGGGCGGCGAGGGGCTGCTGCTGGGCGTGGCGCGTCAGCTCGAGATGCTGCGGCCCTGGCCGCGCCACGCGCCGCTGGACTGA